A genomic window from Variovorax paradoxus includes:
- the glgB gene encoding 1,4-alpha-glucan branching protein GlgB gives MQSNHSLQSERDAYLFREGTHSRLYDLLGCHPLEEGGARFAVWAPNAESVSVVGDWNYWSGDADPLAPSPDGTGIWQGQVPHAAIGQAYKYRIRSRHGGYTVDKADPVAFSAEPPPATASRICELSYEWGDAKWMATRGPRNALDAPMSVYEVHLGSWRRRDGLFLDYREMAHQLAAYVNEMGFTHVELMPVTEHPFYGSWGYQTTGYFAPTARFGSPQDFMYLVDHLHQQGIGVLLDWVPSHFPTDEHGLGYFDGTHLYEHADPRQGFHPEWNSSIFNYGRPEVRSFLVSSGLFWLNLYHLDGLRVDAVASMLYLDYAREHGEWIPNRHGGRENLEAIDFLQTLNRAVYREHPDTITVAEESTAWPRVSRPTDMDGLGFGEKWNMGWMHDVLAYMKQEPVHRKYHHHKLTFALVYAFHENFVLPLSHDEVVHGKGSLLNKMPGDAWQQFANLRALYGFMWAHPGKKLLFMGGEFGQRREWTHDGELEWWVCEQEGHRGLQRLVAQLNRVYRGAPALHQVDFSSSGFEWVAADDADTSVFAFLRKASDGSPPLLAVSNMTPVPRTNYLLGVPLGGHWRELINTDAAEFGGAGWGNFGGVEAAPVRSHGRRQSVCITLPPLSTLILEHRP, from the coding sequence GTGCAGTCGAACCATTCACTCCAGAGCGAGCGAGACGCTTATCTTTTCCGCGAGGGAACCCACTCCCGCCTGTACGACCTGCTGGGTTGCCACCCGCTGGAAGAGGGCGGCGCCCGGTTCGCGGTGTGGGCGCCGAATGCGGAGTCCGTCTCGGTGGTCGGCGACTGGAATTACTGGTCCGGCGACGCCGACCCGCTGGCACCTAGCCCCGACGGCACGGGCATATGGCAAGGGCAGGTTCCCCATGCCGCGATCGGCCAGGCCTACAAGTACCGCATCCGTTCCCGCCATGGCGGCTACACGGTCGACAAGGCCGACCCTGTCGCCTTCAGCGCGGAGCCGCCGCCCGCCACCGCGTCGCGCATCTGCGAACTTTCTTACGAATGGGGTGACGCCAAGTGGATGGCGACGCGCGGGCCACGCAATGCGCTGGACGCCCCCATGTCGGTCTACGAGGTGCACCTGGGCTCATGGCGGCGCCGCGATGGCCTGTTTCTCGACTATCGCGAGATGGCGCACCAGCTTGCCGCCTACGTGAACGAGATGGGCTTCACGCACGTGGAGCTCATGCCCGTGACCGAGCATCCCTTCTACGGTTCGTGGGGCTACCAGACCACCGGCTATTTCGCGCCCACCGCGCGTTTCGGGTCGCCGCAGGACTTCATGTACCTCGTCGATCACCTGCATCAGCAGGGCATCGGCGTGCTGCTCGACTGGGTGCCTTCGCACTTTCCGACCGACGAGCACGGGCTCGGGTACTTCGACGGCACGCACCTCTACGAACACGCCGATCCGCGCCAGGGCTTTCATCCGGAGTGGAACTCCAGCATCTTCAACTACGGCCGGCCTGAGGTGCGCAGCTTCCTGGTGTCGTCGGGGCTGTTCTGGCTGAACCTGTACCACCTCGACGGGCTGCGCGTGGACGCCGTTGCGTCGATGCTGTACCTCGACTACGCGCGAGAGCACGGCGAGTGGATTCCTAACCGCCACGGCGGCCGCGAGAACCTGGAGGCCATCGACTTCCTCCAGACGCTGAACCGTGCCGTGTACCGCGAGCACCCCGACACCATCACGGTGGCCGAGGAATCGACCGCGTGGCCGCGCGTGTCACGGCCCACCGACATGGACGGCCTGGGCTTCGGCGAGAAATGGAACATGGGCTGGATGCACGACGTGCTGGCCTACATGAAGCAGGAGCCGGTCCACCGCAAGTACCACCATCACAAGCTGACCTTTGCGCTGGTGTACGCCTTCCACGAGAACTTCGTGCTGCCGCTCTCGCACGACGAGGTGGTGCACGGCAAGGGCTCGCTGCTCAACAAGATGCCCGGCGACGCCTGGCAGCAGTTCGCCAACCTGCGCGCGCTCTACGGCTTCATGTGGGCGCATCCGGGCAAGAAACTGCTCTTCATGGGTGGCGAGTTCGGCCAGCGGCGCGAGTGGACGCACGACGGCGAGCTCGAATGGTGGGTCTGCGAACAGGAAGGGCACCGCGGCCTGCAGCGCCTCGTGGCCCAGCTCAATCGCGTCTACCGCGGCGCGCCCGCGCTCCACCAGGTCGACTTCTCGTCCTCGGGGTTCGAGTGGGTCGCGGCCGACGATGCCGACACCAGCGTGTTCGCCTTCCTGCGCAAGGCGAGCGACGGCAGTCCGCCCTTGCTGGCGGTGAGCAACATGACCCCTGTGCCGCGCACCAACTACCTGCTCGGCGTGCCGCTGGGCGGCCATTGGCGCGAGCTGATCAACACCGACGCGGCGGAGTTCGGCGGGGCGGGCTGGGGCAATTTCGGGGGCGTCGAAGCGGCTCCCGTGCGTTCCCACGGCCGCAGGCAATCGGTGTGCATCACCTTGCCGCCGCTGTCCACGCTGATCCTGGAGCACCGTCCCTGA
- a CDS encoding amylo-alpha-1,6-glucosidase, whose protein sequence is MTDLDAPALALLDACSQASLALLERNLTPHGILAALRTEAAEARRYTRIFGRDAAICVIAMCGSGVPALEQGAVASLDALAAQQAANGQIPKYVDPEGRDADFWYLGCIDATLWWLIAVDHVRRHGQVGPSHWAREVSRAVDWLLAQEHQHFRLLQQNEASDWADIMPRSGYVLYSNALWYEVKRRYALDHAEATQHHFNHLFNPFQRDLPEYHRARLLQHYARRGRRDPGLYLSFVNLAVVGDEGDVFGNVLAIQSGLADSAMAHRIVDTITQAHAAEPYPVRVVLHPLSRQHPLWRAYMGRHQQNIVHQYHNGGIWPFVGGFWVMALARLGLHEQAWSELVRLAQVNALDDWRFTEWFHGRTLAPMGMAGQSWNAATFLLARRALLGGGAAY, encoded by the coding sequence ATGACCGACCTTGATGCCCCCGCGCTCGCATTGCTCGACGCCTGCTCGCAGGCCTCGCTCGCGCTTCTGGAACGCAACCTGACGCCGCACGGCATCCTCGCGGCGCTGCGGACCGAGGCCGCCGAGGCGCGGCGCTACACGCGCATCTTCGGACGCGACGCCGCGATATGCGTGATCGCGATGTGCGGCAGCGGCGTGCCCGCGCTGGAACAAGGCGCGGTGGCCAGCCTCGACGCGCTCGCGGCACAACAGGCGGCCAACGGACAGATTCCCAAATACGTCGACCCGGAGGGCCGCGATGCCGACTTCTGGTACCTGGGCTGTATCGACGCCACCCTGTGGTGGCTGATTGCCGTGGACCATGTGCGCCGCCATGGACAGGTCGGCCCGTCGCACTGGGCCCGCGAGGTGAGCCGCGCGGTCGACTGGCTGCTGGCGCAGGAGCACCAGCATTTCCGGCTGCTGCAGCAGAACGAGGCCAGCGACTGGGCCGACATCATGCCGCGCTCGGGCTACGTGCTGTACAGCAATGCGCTCTGGTATGAGGTCAAGCGCCGCTATGCACTCGATCATGCCGAGGCAACGCAGCACCACTTCAACCACCTGTTCAATCCGTTCCAGCGCGACCTGCCCGAATACCACCGGGCCCGGCTGCTGCAGCACTATGCGCGCCGCGGCCGGCGCGACCCCGGCCTGTACCTCAGCTTCGTCAACCTGGCCGTGGTCGGCGACGAGGGGGACGTGTTCGGCAACGTGCTGGCCATACAGAGCGGGCTGGCCGACTCGGCCATGGCACACCGCATCGTCGACACCATCACGCAGGCGCATGCCGCAGAGCCCTACCCCGTGCGCGTGGTGCTGCATCCGCTGTCACGCCAGCACCCGCTGTGGCGGGCGTACATGGGGCGCCATCAGCAGAACATCGTGCACCAGTACCACAACGGCGGCATCTGGCCCTTCGTCGGCGGCTTCTGGGTGATGGCGCTTGCCAGGCTGGGCTTGCATGAACAGGCCTGGTCCGAACTCGTGCGGCTGGCGCAGGTCAACGCGCTCGACGACTGGCGCTTCACCGAGTGGTTCCACGGCCGGACGCTTGCGCCCATGGGCATGGCCGGGCAGAGCTGGAATGCAGCGACCTTTCTGCTCGCCCGGCGCGCCTTGCTGGGCGGCGGCGCGGCTTATTGA
- a CDS encoding aspartate transaminase translates to MSPSSPSRPSRISRRIRRIKPSPSSAAADRFAELRRAGKDIINLAIGEPDFDTPAHIREAGCAAIERGETRYTPVAGTLALREAIAAKLKRENGLTYSPREIIVTVGAKHALFNALSVTVEEGHEVIVPAPYWVSYPDMVLACDGTPVTVTCKEEDDFRLTPEALEAAITPNTRWLVFNSPTNPTGTTYTAQQLRALADVLMRHPQVMVLTDDIYEHIRFTDAAPPHLLAIEPGLRDRTLVVNGVSKTYAMTGWRIGYAAGPADIIAALDMLQSQSTSGASSVSQAAAVAALNSDAAFLPDWVATYRQRRDTATRLLNDIPGIRARAPGGAFYLYPHCGGLIGKRTPEGKTLETDNDVVIYLLEAGGVMVLAGTAYGVSPYFRMSTATSVEQIEEGCRRIASAVAKLA, encoded by the coding sequence GTGAGCCCGTCCAGCCCGTCCCGCCCATCCCGAATTTCCAGGCGCATACGCCGCATCAAGCCCTCCCCCAGCAGCGCCGCCGCGGACCGCTTCGCCGAGCTGCGCAGGGCCGGCAAGGACATCATCAATCTCGCCATCGGTGAACCCGATTTCGACACGCCCGCGCACATCCGCGAAGCTGGCTGCGCGGCCATCGAGCGCGGCGAGACGCGCTACACGCCCGTCGCCGGCACGCTGGCCCTGCGCGAAGCCATCGCAGCCAAGCTCAAGCGCGAGAACGGCCTGACATACAGCCCGCGCGAGATCATCGTCACGGTCGGCGCCAAGCATGCGCTGTTCAACGCGCTGTCGGTAACGGTCGAAGAAGGGCACGAGGTGATCGTGCCGGCGCCGTACTGGGTGTCGTACCCCGACATGGTGCTGGCCTGCGATGGCACGCCGGTCACCGTCACTTGCAAGGAAGAAGACGATTTCCGGCTCACTCCCGAGGCGCTTGAAGCCGCCATCACGCCGAACACGCGATGGCTCGTCTTCAACTCGCCCACCAACCCCACCGGCACGACCTACACCGCACAGCAGCTGCGCGCACTGGCCGACGTGCTGATGCGCCACCCCCAGGTCATGGTGCTGACCGATGACATCTACGAGCACATCCGCTTCACCGATGCGGCGCCGCCCCATCTGCTGGCCATCGAGCCGGGCCTGCGCGACCGCACGCTGGTGGTGAACGGCGTGTCGAAGACCTATGCGATGACAGGCTGGCGCATCGGCTATGCGGCCGGCCCCGCGGACATCATCGCGGCGCTGGACATGCTGCAGTCGCAGTCGACCAGCGGAGCATCGTCGGTGAGCCAGGCCGCCGCCGTGGCGGCGCTGAACAGCGACGCGGCCTTTCTTCCCGACTGGGTTGCCACCTACAGGCAGCGCCGCGACACCGCGACCCGCCTGCTCAACGACATTCCAGGCATCCGCGCCCGCGCACCGGGCGGCGCGTTCTACCTCTACCCCCACTGCGGCGGCCTGATCGGCAAGCGAACGCCCGAGGGCAAGACGCTGGAGACCGACAACGACGTCGTGATCTATCTGCTCGAGGCGGGCGGTGTCATGGTGCTGGCGGGCACGGCGTATGGGGTATCTCCCTACTTCCGCATGTCGACAGCCACGAGCGTCGAGCAGATCGAGGAAGGCTGCCGGCGCATCGCCTCGGCGGTGGCAAAGCTCGCCTGA
- a CDS encoding ABC transporter substrate-binding protein yields the protein MSYPTNSRLRGAALVAIAAIAGFCTLAPASAQTDTFKIGVIAPMSGPNARYGAFANKGAALAAKEINAAGGVLGKQIELVSGDSQCVPAEGVAAMQRMISLEKTPVIIGDVCSSVTLAMQPLAEESKVLLVNAASSNPDITYKAGVGGFKWTFRNYPTDEVRAATVLEYASKTKGFKKFAVLSVDSDYGRGAIKFTKRYLPKYEGAEILSEDYYKDSETDFRSVLSKIRRSGAQAIILYGQADTTPIIARQMLELGLAGKVALVGNGEFNTKETIAAAPKVMNGAVEAAAWLPEVPAPRSLKFVEDYKKANGGEMPNNHAYTHYDTLNLVVAAIKSANSLKAEDIRNAMAKIKYDSPMGIVTFDDHNQAVMPMVLLEITDGKPAIKGMIATKVDYAAGAK from the coding sequence ATGAGCTACCCCACGAACTCGAGATTGCGCGGCGCGGCCCTGGTGGCCATTGCCGCGATTGCCGGCTTCTGCACATTGGCGCCCGCCAGTGCGCAGACCGACACCTTCAAGATCGGTGTCATCGCGCCCATGAGCGGCCCCAATGCCCGCTACGGCGCCTTCGCGAACAAGGGCGCGGCGCTCGCCGCCAAGGAAATCAACGCCGCCGGCGGCGTGCTCGGCAAGCAGATCGAGCTCGTGAGCGGGGACAGCCAGTGCGTGCCGGCGGAAGGCGTTGCCGCCATGCAGCGCATGATCAGCCTGGAGAAAACACCAGTGATCATCGGCGACGTCTGCAGCTCGGTCACGCTGGCGATGCAGCCGCTGGCCGAAGAGTCGAAGGTACTGCTCGTGAACGCGGCCTCGTCGAACCCCGACATCACCTACAAGGCCGGCGTGGGCGGCTTCAAGTGGACCTTCCGCAACTACCCGACCGACGAGGTGCGGGCCGCGACGGTGCTGGAGTACGCATCGAAGACCAAGGGCTTCAAGAAGTTCGCGGTGCTCTCGGTCGACAGCGACTACGGCCGCGGCGCCATCAAGTTCACCAAGCGCTACCTGCCGAAGTACGAAGGCGCCGAAATCCTGAGCGAGGACTACTACAAGGATTCGGAGACCGACTTCCGCTCGGTGCTGAGCAAGATCCGCCGCTCGGGCGCGCAGGCCATCATCCTCTACGGTCAGGCCGACACCACGCCGATCATCGCCCGCCAGATGCTCGAACTCGGGCTGGCCGGCAAGGTCGCGCTGGTCGGCAACGGCGAGTTCAACACCAAGGAAACCATCGCCGCCGCGCCGAAGGTCATGAACGGCGCGGTCGAGGCCGCCGCGTGGCTGCCCGAGGTGCCGGCGCCGCGCAGCCTCAAGTTCGTGGAGGACTACAAGAAGGCCAACGGCGGCGAGATGCCGAACAACCATGCCTACACGCACTACGACACGCTGAACCTCGTCGTGGCCGCCATCAAGAGCGCCAACAGCCTGAAGGCCGAGGACATCCGCAACGCAATGGCGAAGATCAAGTACGACAGCCCCATGGGCATCGTGACCTTCGACGACCACAACCAGGCGGTCATGCCCATGGTGCTGCTCGAGATCACCGACGGCAAGCCGGCCATCAAGGGAATGATCGCGACCAAGGTCGACTACGCGGCCGGCGCGAAGTGA
- a CDS encoding branched-chain amino acid ABC transporter permease has protein sequence MSSFLFEQIVNGIITGSVYALVAAGMTMIFGVLRAINFAHGEYYMLGTFAAWWVMSKLMADYSLAIVGGVAIVSVVAVLIGRSVMQRLIGQPFQAGVLATLGLSLILQNVVILAFGGGYKVFSGGWLEPIELGDFGMSQQRVILVVVTLAVFAGLEWMVRSTRLGRSIRAVSQNIECCQVNGIDVEQVVRRTFLIGVAIAALSGILTGPINVSIYGGMGESITLKTFAVIVMGGMGNVRGTLIAGCLLGVIESLVAGFIGLQYRDSVGFIVLLLMLMFRPHGLFSSKARF, from the coding sequence GTGAGTTCCTTCCTCTTCGAACAGATCGTCAACGGCATCATCACCGGGTCGGTCTACGCCCTGGTGGCCGCCGGCATGACGATGATCTTCGGCGTGCTGCGGGCCATCAACTTCGCCCACGGCGAGTACTACATGCTGGGCACCTTCGCGGCCTGGTGGGTCATGTCGAAGCTGATGGCCGACTACAGCCTGGCCATCGTCGGCGGCGTGGCCATCGTCAGCGTTGTCGCCGTGCTGATCGGGCGCAGCGTGATGCAGCGGCTCATCGGCCAGCCCTTTCAGGCCGGCGTGCTGGCCACGCTGGGGCTTTCGCTCATCCTGCAGAACGTGGTCATCCTGGCCTTCGGCGGTGGCTACAAGGTGTTCTCGGGCGGCTGGCTCGAACCCATCGAGCTCGGCGACTTCGGCATGTCGCAGCAGCGCGTGATCCTGGTCGTCGTCACCCTCGCGGTGTTCGCCGGGCTCGAGTGGATGGTGCGCAGCACGCGCCTGGGCCGCTCGATTCGCGCCGTGTCGCAGAACATCGAGTGCTGCCAAGTCAACGGCATCGACGTCGAGCAGGTGGTGCGCCGCACCTTCCTGATCGGCGTGGCCATCGCTGCGCTCTCCGGCATCCTGACGGGGCCGATCAACGTGAGCATCTACGGTGGCATGGGCGAGTCGATCACGCTGAAGACCTTCGCCGTCATCGTGATGGGCGGCATGGGCAACGTGCGCGGCACGCTCATCGCGGGCTGCCTGCTGGGCGTCATCGAGAGCCTCGTCGCCGGCTTCATCGGCCTGCAATACCGCGACTCCGTCGGCTTCATCGTGCTTCTGCTCATGCTCATGTTCCGGCCGCACGGCCTGTTCAGCAGCAAGGCCCGCTTCTGA
- a CDS encoding branched-chain amino acid ABC transporter permease, which translates to MKQAILSTTTLDTPRLPAARVAAVNWSACAVGVVALLCAPLFLGDYYLHAMVLAMIFLLPALGLNLILGYTGMLSLAQGVFFGLGAYASALMSIHFGTPFLVNFLVAGLVAGLVALPLGIPALRLRDTSFVMCTLGMVVIAQMVSKNWIDLTRGDMGLSGVARPRLGFGDWVYTVIKAPEYFYLVLAVAALAVAAFVALIRSPAGRCMVAIRDNETLAESLGVPTWTYKLLVFMLSAVFAGLGGSLYAHFSTVVSPLVFQAYYSNTILIIVLGGGVGKVPGAIIGSFVFVAVSEALRITPELRMVIYGFVLLGLVFLFPQGLAPLFQRAAERIAGIGKGPRDVR; encoded by the coding sequence ATGAAACAGGCAATCTTGTCAACCACCACGCTGGACACGCCGCGTCTGCCGGCCGCCCGGGTCGCCGCGGTCAACTGGAGCGCATGCGCCGTCGGCGTGGTCGCGCTGCTTTGCGCGCCGCTCTTCCTCGGCGACTACTACCTGCACGCGATGGTCCTCGCGATGATCTTCCTGCTGCCGGCGCTGGGCCTGAATCTCATCCTGGGCTACACGGGCATGCTGTCGCTCGCGCAGGGCGTGTTCTTCGGGCTCGGTGCGTATGCGTCGGCCCTCATGTCGATCCACTTCGGCACGCCGTTCCTGGTGAACTTCCTGGTCGCTGGCCTGGTGGCCGGGCTGGTCGCGTTGCCGCTGGGCATTCCGGCGCTGCGGCTGCGCGACACCTCCTTCGTGATGTGCACGCTCGGCATGGTGGTCATCGCGCAGATGGTGTCGAAGAACTGGATCGACCTGACGCGCGGCGACATGGGGCTGTCGGGCGTGGCCCGGCCGCGCCTGGGCTTCGGCGACTGGGTCTACACCGTCATCAAGGCGCCCGAGTACTTCTACCTGGTGCTCGCCGTTGCCGCACTGGCGGTTGCTGCGTTCGTCGCACTGATCCGCTCACCCGCCGGCCGCTGCATGGTGGCCATTCGCGACAACGAGACGCTGGCCGAATCGCTGGGCGTGCCGACCTGGACCTACAAGCTGCTGGTCTTCATGCTGAGCGCCGTCTTCGCGGGGCTCGGCGGCAGCCTCTACGCACATTTCTCGACGGTCGTGAGCCCGCTGGTCTTCCAGGCCTACTACTCCAACACCATCCTGATCATCGTGCTGGGCGGTGGTGTGGGCAAGGTGCCGGGCGCCATCATCGGAAGCTTCGTCTTCGTGGCGGTGTCCGAGGCGTTGCGCATCACGCCGGAGCTGCGCATGGTGATCTACGGCTTCGTGCTGCTGGGGCTGGTGTTCCTGTTCCCGCAAGGTCTGGCGCCGCTGTTCCAGCGTGCGGCAGAACGCATTGCCGGTATCGGAAAGGGGCCGCGCGATGTCCGCTGA
- a CDS encoding ABC transporter ATP-binding protein yields MSAEPAMLRIEGLRKNYGAVAALQGVDIEVRRGEVMGLIGPNGSGKSTLFDCCTGLQRSDSGRVLLKGVDITGWPMNRIAREGRFLRSFQKTVVFPTLDSEENLVLAGQMSRFPNVLSTFWVGPSARKRIKALRERAKELIEVTGLARVAHLPAGNMSGGQQKLLQFASMLMPEPELILLDEPLAGINPVLIEKVIQCIEHANQKLGVTFVVIEHNTDVLMNLSHRVVVLHQGAKLADATPEEVVRNPEVIEAYLGG; encoded by the coding sequence ATGTCCGCTGAACCCGCAATGCTTCGCATCGAAGGCCTGCGCAAGAACTACGGTGCCGTCGCGGCGCTCCAGGGCGTGGACATCGAAGTCCGCCGCGGCGAGGTGATGGGGCTCATCGGCCCCAACGGCTCCGGCAAGTCGACCTTGTTCGACTGCTGCACCGGGCTGCAGCGCAGCGACTCGGGCCGCGTGCTGCTCAAGGGCGTGGACATCACCGGCTGGCCGATGAACCGCATCGCCCGCGAGGGCCGCTTTCTGCGCAGCTTCCAGAAGACGGTGGTCTTCCCCACGCTGGACTCGGAAGAGAACCTCGTGCTGGCCGGGCAGATGTCGCGCTTTCCGAACGTGCTGTCGACCTTCTGGGTCGGGCCGTCGGCCAGGAAGCGCATCAAGGCCCTGCGCGAACGCGCGAAGGAACTGATCGAGGTGACGGGACTGGCGCGCGTGGCGCACCTGCCGGCGGGCAACATGTCGGGCGGGCAGCAGAAGCTGCTGCAGTTCGCGTCGATGCTGATGCCCGAACCCGAGCTGATTCTGCTCGACGAACCGCTGGCGGGCATCAACCCGGTGCTCATCGAGAAGGTCATCCAGTGCATCGAGCATGCGAACCAGAAGCTGGGCGTGACCTTCGTGGTGATCGAGCACAACACCGACGTGCTGATGAACCTCAGCCACCGCGTGGTCGTGCTGCACCAGGGCGCCAAGCTGGCCGACGCCACGCCGGAAGAAGTCGTTCGCAACCCGGAGGTCATCGAGGCCTACCTCGGCGGTTGA
- a CDS encoding branched-chain amino acid ABC transporter ATP-binding protein — MELEIDNLRAGYGHLDILHGVDLKIRHGEFVTLLGPNGAGKSTLLKSLFGMTTHKGGAIRWKGKDIAGLRPQAMLGHGIAYVPQGRCNFQLMSIDENLEMAAYTIKGGDLKGEREYVYDLFPILRKRRNELAGNMSGGEQQLLEMAMAVLRRPEILLVDEPSVGLSPQAITLVFNELKRLHKGGRTILLVEQNTRKAMEAAERAVVLRLGKVIWDSPVETLSTADLGELFMTGRRASDAATA; from the coding sequence ATGGAACTCGAAATCGACAACCTCCGCGCCGGCTACGGCCATCTGGACATCCTGCACGGCGTGGACCTGAAGATCCGGCACGGCGAATTCGTCACGCTGCTGGGGCCCAACGGGGCTGGCAAGTCGACGCTGCTGAAGTCGCTCTTCGGCATGACCACCCACAAGGGCGGCGCGATCCGCTGGAAGGGCAAGGACATCGCGGGCCTGCGCCCGCAGGCGATGCTCGGCCACGGCATTGCCTACGTGCCGCAGGGCCGCTGCAACTTCCAGCTGATGTCCATCGACGAGAACCTCGAGATGGCGGCCTACACCATCAAGGGCGGCGACCTGAAGGGCGAGCGCGAGTACGTCTACGACCTCTTCCCCATTCTGCGCAAGCGCCGCAACGAGCTCGCCGGCAACATGTCCGGCGGCGAACAGCAGCTGCTCGAAATGGCCATGGCCGTGCTGCGCCGCCCCGAGATCCTGCTGGTGGACGAGCCCTCGGTCGGCCTCTCGCCGCAGGCGATCACGCTGGTCTTCAACGAACTCAAGCGCCTGCACAAGGGCGGCCGAACCATCCTGCTGGTCGAGCAGAACACCCGCAAGGCCATGGAGGCCGCAGAGCGCGCCGTGGTGCTGCGCCTGGGCAAGGTCATCTGGGACAGCCCGGTCGAGACGCTGAGCACCGCCGACCTGGGCGAACTGTTCATGACGGGCAGGCGCGCATCCGACGCGGCCACTGCCTGA